One genomic window of Hydra vulgaris chromosome 03, alternate assembly HydraT2T_AEP includes the following:
- the LOC124809004 gene encoding uncharacterized protein LOC124809004, with amino-acid sequence MFTKLISSKLLLTILTLAKYTNTESIDIIYWEIKPFIFRNSDGNISGIFPKMFSEGQYYCSKKKLLINYKKIIPSRKKFYELLLSNITHSNSEFSVVNDKNLVWLPENMFGNSQEYKKVWQMRTLPLIWSNGIAIIMPRYMISLPIKMLRGIYSCRQIIALTLMLSLLFGIIIWFAEYKSNKQFSKYFIAGTGTGVWWSLVSMTTVGYGDVVLRSIVGKVIASIWLFIGVIIACLTTATITKTIKGLEGLDIYAQKVSVLENSYELKVANENYAAQIFPVKSYNEALDMVRDGKVFAALINVDVAAWFQKEITNDSKSVPLRIVNIIPAKIETSILIPMNLSVNASYFIECMLKQKDEVLNRSNEHFRRFCQTETLYIDSITDMFKKSALYQLLLGIVIAILFLGLGMEIVMRKSKVDKNEIQSFNFLVDFPFAKVGLSKSVNKTYESMGGKFI; translated from the coding sequence ATGTTTACTAAATTGATTTCTTCAAAGTTACTGCTTACAATATTAACATTAGCGAAATATACAAATACTGAATCAATAGATATTATTTATTGGGAAATAAAACCGTTCATTTTTAGAAATTCTGACGGTAATATTTCGGGCATTTTTCCAAAGATGTTTAGTGAGGGGCAATACtattgtagcaaaaaaaaattgcttattaactataaaaaaatcataccttctagaaaaaaattttatgaacttCTTCTTTCTAATATAACGCACAGCAATAGCGAATTTTCAGTTGTTAATGACAAGAACTTGGTATGGCTTCCCGAAAACATGTTTGGCAACTCACAAGAATACAAAAAGGTTTGGCAGATGCGTACTTTGCCTTTAATATGGTCAAATGGTATTGCAATAATTATGCCTCGATACATGATTTCGTTACCTATAAAAATGCTTCGAGGAATTTACAGCTGTCGGCAAATCATAGCTCTGACTTTAATGTTATCTCTTCTTTTTGGAATAATAATTTGGTTTGCAGAATACAAATCTAATaagcaattttcaaaatattttatagcagGAACAGGAACAGGTGTTTGGTGGAGTTTGGTATCCATGACTACAGTTGGTTACGGAGATGTTGTACTTCGGTCAATTGTCGGTAAAGTAATTGCTTCTATATGGTTGTTTATTGGTGTTATAATTGCATGTCTTACAACAGCAACAATAACGAAGACAATCAAAGGCTTAGAAGGTTTAGATATTTATGCGCAAAAAGTTTCAGTGCTTGAAAATTCTTACGAGTTGAAGGTTGCTAATGAAAATTATGCTGCACAAATATTTCCTGTTAAATCTTACAATGAAGCACTCGATATGGTTAGAGATGGAAAAGTATTTGCTGCTCTGATAAATGTAGATGTTGCTGCTTggtttcaaaaagaaattactaATGATAGTAAGAGCGTTCCGTTACGCATCGTCAATATTATCCCTGCAAAAATAGAAACGAGCATTCTTATACCAATGAATTTATCAGTTAACGCTTCGTACTTTATTGAATGcatgttaaaacaaaaagatgaaGTTTTAAACCGATCAAACGAACATTTTAGAAGGTTTTGTCAAACTGAAACATTGTATATTGATTCAATTACTGACATGTTTAAGAAAAGCGCTTTATATCAACTTCTTTTAGGAATTGTCATTGCGATATTGTTTTTGGGATTAGGGATGGAAATTGTAATGAGAAAATCAAAAGTTGACAAAAATGAAATTCaatctttcaattttttagttgattttccTTTTGCTAAAGTCGGCTTGTCAAAAAGCGTCAACAAGACATATGAGTCGATGGGtggaaaatttatataa